The segment GCATGGTTAATATTGCAGCTGCTTTAGCAACTACAAATATCAAACGTTATCGTATTGGTATAATTGATTTAGATCCGCAAGGTTCATCATCAAGCTTCTTTCCTTCAAGTGAGCACGATCCAATTACTGTTGGCGATTTAATGCGTGACTGTATTGATTTAGACGAAGGTGAAACTTGGCCAGAGTTTGTTTCTAATTCATTTTTACCAACCCATATTCCTAATATTCGTGTTTTACCATCAGGTATGGACGATTTTTATTTTGAGCACGAAACTGCTACTTTACTCAAAGACACCTCTAATTATGAGCAAACTCGCCATTATCATAAGTTACTTGAAAAAGTAATAGACCCCGTTAAAGATGAGTTTGACATTATATTAATTGATACAGCCCCTACCCTTAACTTTATGTTTTATAACGCCTTAATGGCATCTACTGCTATGCTTATTCCTGTTCATCCAGAAGCTGTTGATTTTGATGCTAACAATAAATACTTAAAACGATTAGGTGAGATTTATCATACTGTTGCAGCCCTAGGCCATAATGGTTGGGACTTTATGCAATTTTTGGTGACCAACTATGTAAAAGGTAATCACTCTCAACGAGATATAGTAAAAGATGTTCGCAGTGCTTTTGGTCGCCAAGTAATGAGTTATCCAATTAACCATAGCTCTGCAATTACTGCTAGTTCATCGTCTTTTAATACTATTTTTGATCAAAAAGCGTCTGATAGTTTAGCAAGCCGAGAGTCACTAATGCGTGCTCAAGAAAATATCAAAGACGTAGTAGATGAACTTGAAATGTTAATTCGATCAAATTGGCAGTCTACTCAATCATCACTCAATACCCCTAAGTAAGGATGTTAAATAAAAATGGCTAGAAAACGTAAAAACGACACCCGCTTAGATCCATTTGCAACAGCTGTAGGTAACAGCAGTCTTGATGCACTTTTAGAGCAAGCCAGCGCTGGCGATGTAATTAGAATGCCTGCTCCAAGTGATCCTACGCGCGAAATTACCCTAGTTTGTAAAGTGATCCCACACAGCGATATTGAAGCAAGTACCCAGGTTTATGGTAAAAACCGCCGTGTTCAAGCGCTGCTTAACGAAAAGTCGGTATCGGATATATTACCTGCTATTAGCGAAGATGGTCGTAACCAACACCCAGCACTTTTATGGGAGCAAAATGATACTAGCTTAGTACTAGCAGGCTCACGTAGACGAAAAGCTTGTATTTTAGGTAACGCCGATTACTTAGTGCTTAGCTCTACTGATTTTACAGATCAAGATGCTAAAATTTTAGCTGTATCGTCTGATCAATACATCGCGCCTAGCTTATGGGAACTCGGCCAAGCTTATCAGCAAACTAAAAATGAATTAATTGAGCAAGGTAAAAAAGGCTCGTACCGTGAAATAGCGACCATTGAAGGTGTTTCACATACTGCGATTGCTGATGCGGTAAAAGCATATGAGCAAATTCCTGCTGATGTTATTTCACTTTATCCTACAGCTAATCATGTTGGTCGTGAAGTAGCTAAAAAGCTGGTAATTGCAAAGGAGCGAGACGAAGCTGCGTTTAACCAGCTTGTTAATGCACTTGCTAACGATGAAGAGCTTAATGCTATTACAAGCGACGACAAGCGTGCTATGGCTATAACTAAGCGCCTAACTGCAGAGCCTGAAGTTGCTGCAAAACGTGAAGCAGTCCTTGAAAACAAATTTATATCAGTACAGCGTAATATTAAAAGCGGTGATGTTTCTATTAAAATAGATAATAAAGTTATGACTGATAAGCGTTTAGAACAGCTTACAAAGCTTTTAGGTGCTTTTAATTAGCTAGTATAATAATGATCTGCCGGTGCTGTTTAGTTAGTTAAATAGTGATCTGGCAGATACTTAAGTTGGTAAAAATCTGATCTTGTTGCCAACCAACAGCCTCAAAAATCCTTACGTACCCACCGAAGATCAATTTTTTACTAACTTAATTGTTACTTTTATTGCTTCAAACACGTTTAACCCACTGCGTTAGTAAAATTATGATCTGTAATGCCCCTTGTTTTGTTGTTAACTTGTATACAAGTTGTGAGCTTGCTGTGTTTTAAATTTCAGTTAGTAAAAATTTTTGCTCATATTTAGCTATAAACCGATTTTTTACTAACCTATCAGCTCCAACCAGTTTGTATTGCGTTAATATTGCTTTAGCTCAACGCACATAAGGCATATACTGGCAGAATTATTTTTAAAATTTAATGCTTAGAGTGACATGTCTGCTAACTTATCAAAAAATGATTTAATGGCTATTTTTGAAGAAATAAAAAATGAGCAGGCAACTCAGTTTCCCCTGTCTGAACGCTTTATAAAAAAGCTTTTTCGCGAAAGTGTTCTTGATAAAGGCAAAGAGTATTATAAAAATGGTCAAATTAGCTGGCTTGAGCACACACCAAACTTTTCTGTTGTGGACTCTACGGTTCAAGGCGATAACGGTTCATCGTTTAATCAACGTATTGAGATCAGTAAAGTACCAACTGGTTATTCTGTTGACACTCATTGTACATGTAACGCAAAAACCAAATGTCGCCATTTGGCTGCCATTTTATTTAAACTTAAAATAGAACACTCTGGTGAATACGGAGAAGACTACTTTATAAATGATTGGTTTAGCGAGTTAAGTGCACTTAAAAGCAACGATAAAAAAACGCCATCGCAAGTACTTTTATTTGTTTTAGATATTGAAAATAACAAAGTATTTTTAACACCAAAAATAGCTAACGTTGAAAACAAAAAAAATTACACCCTAGGAAGAAACCTTACCGAGCAACAGCTCAATAGCTTTGTTACTCCAAACGATTTACTCGAAAGCGATTTTAGATTATTTAGTTGGATCCGCTCGCAAAATGCAGTCGTAAACATTGAGCTTAAAGGCCAATGGGGCTTTAGTGCTTTGCAGCAGTTAATCGCAACAGAACGTTTGTTTTTTCAACGTTCTCGTGTGCCTATAAAGGCTCAAACTGGTCAAGCATTGAGTTTTAATTGGGAACAAAATAAAGACCTTTCGCAATTAGTTATCAAGCTTGAGCAAAGCCAAAATTGGGCATTGTTAAAAACTACGCCTCCTACATATATAGACTTAGACCATTTAAAAGCTGGGCGCATTCGTACTCCATTAAGTGGTGACGAAATTGCTCATCTACAAACCATGCCTGCCCTGCACGATGCTAATTTTGATCGTATTTATAAACAACTAGCGGATAATTTTGGTGTGGGTGTTATTCCGCATCCAACTAATTTACAGCCTAGTTTGCCTAAGCCTTCTAGTAATGCGGTATTAAAAATAACAATGGGTGAGCGCGGTTTATCGCTTTCATTATTATTTAAGTATAAAAATAAAAACTATTTAGCAGGCTCTGCCCCTGCTAATACAATAAATAGTGCTTTTGAAAATACAGTAACCAATGAGCTTACTAATCTCGGTTTCGAATTTTGTAAAGGGGGTTTACAAAGTGAATTTGTATTTATAAAACAATCTCCTATTCATTTGCACTGGCTTATATTTGAAGTGTTTCCTAGTTTTAAAGAGCGAGGCTGGCAAGTAAGTGTAAGCAAAGTTAGTAGTCCTAATCCTCAATCGGAAGTTAGCTTGCATGTTCATCGCGCTGCAGGGCATCAAATGCACTGTAAAGTTTTGCTTGGTGAAGCAAAAGCGACCCCTCTTTTTACTAATACTGATCCGCTATATCAGTCATTAAATCGACAAAGTGAATTATTTTATTACTACCCAGTAGGCCGACAATTTGGGGTTATTAATAAATCAGCAATTAACTTAATTAACGAATTTAAAGAACGTTTTGAATTTGTAAAAACGCGAGATGAATTTAATATACCGCTATCGTACTTACCTGAACTGGTAAAGCAAACAGCTATAAATGTAGAGCTACACGACGATTCTTTAGAGCGATATTTATTAGAGCTAAATAGCACAGACTACGCTATGCCTGTTGTTGCTTTACATGGGTTAAACGACTCCGTTACTCTTAGGGAGTATCAACAACAAGGCGTTGATTGGCTTAGCTTTTTAAAGCGCCATCAGTTAGGTGGGATTTTAGCCGACGATATGGGGCTTGGAAAAACACTTCAGGTAATCGCTTTTTTAGCGAGCACTTTTAACCGCCCTCAAGCTGGGCCTACACTTATAGTATGCCCTACGAGCTTAGTTAGTAATTGGCAAAACGAGATCACTAAATTTGCTAAAAGTTTAAAAGTAACGACTATTTTTGGTGCTCAGCGAAATGAGCCATTACAGCACCTAGCTCAGGCGCAGTGTATACTTACAACCTATCCGCTTTTAAAGCGCGACATAGCGTACTATTCACCGCTTTATTTTGAAAATATTATACTCGATGAAGCTCAATATATTAAAAATGATACAGCGCAGGTTTCGCGTTTAGTCAAACGCTTAAATGCCGAGTTTAAATTATGTTTAAGCGGTACCCCTATTGAAAATAACTTACTTGAACTTAAGTCATTACTCGACTTTGCTATGCCGTCACTACTTGGCTCGCAGGCTCATTTTAAACAACATTTTCAAACGCCTATCGAGCGCGAAGCTGATATGGATCGTGCAGAGCAGCTAAAAGCCTTAATTATGCCTTTTATAATGCGCCGTACTAAAGCGCAAGTTGCTCAAGAGCTACCAGAAAAAACAGAGTTAACAAAAGAGTTTGAGTTTGAGCCTAAGCAAAAAGAAATGTATCAAGGCATTACACGCTCATTGGAAGAAAAGCTTATAGACTTATTTGCAGAGCAAGGCGTGCAAAAAAGTAAGTTGGCTTTTTTAGAAGCGCTATTAAAGTTAAGACAAATTTGTTGCCACCCAAAATTAATAGACCCAGAAACCCAAGCAGGATCAGCAAAGCTTGAGTGGCTCGCAACACATTTACCGCTTATATTAAGCCTTGGTCGTAAAATAATTATTTTTAGCCAGTTTACATCGGCACTTGATTTAATAGCTAAACGCCTTGAAGAAATACACATTAATTTTAGTATGCTAACAGGGCAAACTCGTCATCGCGATAAAGTAATAGATGAGTTTACAAGTGGTAAAACATCGGTGTTTTTAATTAGTTTAAAAGCCGGTGGCACTGGCTTAAATTTAACGCAAGCCGATACTGTTATTCATTTTGATCCGTGGTGGAACCCAGCTGTAGAAAAGCAAGCCACCGACAGGGCATATCGTATAGGCCAAACTAATCCCGTATTTGTATATAAACTAATAATGAGCAATTCAATCGAGCAAAAAGTATTTAAAATGCAGCAAGATAAGCAAGCGCTTGTAGATGCTTTATTTACCGAAAAATCTATGAGTTTTACACAGTTTGATGAGCAACAAATGTTATCACTCATTAAAAATTAAATTTTAATGAACTAAATTTAAAAATAAGCGTCTATTAATATGCTTGTTGATTAATTGCAGTTAATACAAGTTTTCATGTTGATTCCCCCCCTATTTAGTTACTAATTTTAGTAGCCACTGAGCCAGCACTTTTTAGCTGGCTTTTTTATGCCTGTAATTTTCCTTAATTATTATATTTAAAATATTTATCAGTATTTTTGAACTTAATTTAAAGTTGGGCGTCTACTATTATGCTTGTTGATTAATTGCAGTTAATACAAGTTTTCATGTTGATTCCCCCTATTTAGTTACTAATTTTAGTAACCACTGAGCCAGCGCCTTTTAGCTGGCTTTTTTATGCCTGTAATTTTTCTTAATTATTATATTTAAAAATATTTATTTATAGTTTTGAACTTAATTTAAAGTTGGGCGTCTACTATTACGCTTGTTGATTAATTGCAGTTAACACAAGCTTCATGTTGATTTCCCCCGTTTAGTTACTAAGTTTAGAAATGATTGAGCCAGCCTAGTTTAGCTGGCTTTTTTTATACCTAAAATTTGCCTTAATTTTTATATTTAAATTTTTTACCTGCTATTTTGAACTTAATTTAAAGTCGGGCGTCTACTATTATGCTTGTTGATTAATTGCAGTTAACACAAGCTTCATGTTGATTTCCCCGTTTAGTTACTAAGTTTAGTAATGATTGAGCCAGCCTAGTTTAGCTGGCTTTTTTTATGTCTAAAATTTTCCTTAATTTTTATATTTAAATTTTTTATCTGCTATTTTGAACTTAATTTAAAGTTGGGCGTCTACTATTATGCTTGTTGGTTAATTGCAGTTAACTCAAGCATCATGTTGATTACCCTGATTGGTTACTAAATTTAGTAATGATTGAGCCAGCCCATTTTGAGCTGGCTTTTTTTATGTCTAAAGTAAATGTTTTGAATAGTTTTTTTGTTTACACGGTCTACTGTTATACCTGCTGATAAACAGCAGTAGATTATTTTTCCCTTTGATTACTTAATTATGTAATGTTGAGCCAGCTTACCTCTAGCTGGCTTTTTTTATCTAAGTTAAAGCTTTAGTTACTTCCCCTACCCCGCATCAATGTTATTGGTTATGATGGCATGTCTCTAAATTTTATAAGTTTATTTTATGTTTACCCAATTACTCACTCATATTGACTGGTTAAGTCTGGGCGCTGGCGTTACCGCAGGCGCATTGCTTTATAGTCTTGTAGCTGCGCAGCTTCGTAAAAAATTAAATCAACAGATTAGCGAGCAGCAACAGCAACTTTCATTACTACAAAATCAGTTTGATAATAAACAGCAGCAATACAATACCTTACTAGAAGATCACGAACTGCTAGAGCATACTCATCAGGAGCAACGCGACGAAGCACAGCACTTTAAAACCCGCTTTAGCGAGCAAGAAAAACAAAGCGTTCAATACAACCATTTTTGGCGTAAAGCCGAAGGCGAATTAACTGCTCTGCGTGAGCAATTTAATCAGCGCGATGTTGAATATAATAATATGCGCACTACGCTTGAACAAAAACAGCAAAACTTTACCGAGCAGCTCGCGCAAATAGAGCAAAGTAAAAATGTGCTTAAAAAAGAGTTTGAAAATCTCGCTAATAAAATCTTAGAAGAAAAATCGCAAAGCTTTAAAACTCTAAATCAAGAAAGCATTGAGCAACTATTAAAACCAGTACAAGGGGAGCTAAAAGGCTTTAGAGATAAAATGGAATCTATTCACGTTGAAGATTTAAAGCAACGTGCTGCCCTTAAAACTGAGCTACTGCATTTACAAGCGAAAAGCCAAGCTATTACCGAGCAAGCCGATAAGCTCAGTAATGCACTGCAAGGGCAAAAAAAGACGCAAGGTAATTGGGGCGAACTAATGCTCGAAAACGTACTCGACAGCGCAGGCCTGCGTGCAGGTACTGACTACAAACGCGAAGTATCGTTTAACACTGAAGACGGTCGACTGCGCCCCGACGTAGTGGTGTATTTACCACAGGGCCGCCACTTAGTGATTGATGCTAAAACATCGCTAAATGCTTATACCCGTTACGTTAACGCCGAAAACGAATTAGTGGCTAGCCAAGCAATTAAAGAGCATGTAAATGCCGTTACATCGCGTATTAACGAGCTTGCCAGTAAATCGTACGATCGACTCCCTGGTATAAACTCGCCTGAAGTGGTTATTATGTTTGTCCCTATTGAGTCTGCCTTTGTAGAGGCGCTTAAATACCAAAGCGATATTTACCAACAAGCCATCGAAAAAAATATTTTAGTTGCTACGCCAACTACTCTGCTTACAAGCCTTAATATTGTTAAACAGCTGTGGCGCTTTGAAGAGCAAACCAAATACTCTAAAGAGCTGGCGAATCGTGCAGAGCGCTTTTACAACAAGCTCAATGGCTTTTTAACGAGTATGGAAGGTGTTGGCAAACAACTAGACCGCGCAAAAGAAAGTTACGATAAAGCCTTTTCACAGCTTTACCGTGGTAAAGGTAACTTAATTAAACAAGCTTCAGAATTTAAAGAGCTAGGTGTATCGGTTCAAAAAGAGCTACCAAACGAAAGCGTAGAAAAAGCCCAATTAGAGCTGGATTAAGTTCGATTTATCTCTACTGTTTTATACATTAAAAGGAAGGTTAATGGTTTTTCCCTTACTCAGTTCACAAAGGTTAGCGTTAACCCCTATAAATTATGAGGATAGAGACGCTATTTTTGCTCTTTTTTCAGACCAACAAGTTACTAAATACTATGATCTGGCGCCCTTAACCCAAATCTCCCAAGCTGATAAGTTAATTGATTTATTCAATTATAGATATAAAAATGGTGAAGGGATCCGCTGGGCTATCCGTTTAAAAAATACTGATGAGTTAATAGGTACTTGTGGTTTTAATAGTTGGTCAATACCAATGAAGCACGCATTTATTGGTTACGACCTTAGTAACCAGTATTGGGGTAAAGGCTATGCTTTTGAGGCCATTAGTATAATTATAAAAGCTGCCTTTGATGGATTGCTAAGTTGCGGGGCTTTAAATCGAATTCAAGCCGACACTGTACCAAGAAACAACGCATCAGAAGCACTTTTACTAAAGCTTGGCTTTTGTGAGGAAGGCACAAGGCGACAAAGTGGTTTTTGGAAAGGGCAATTTCACGACCTAAAATGCTTTGGACTATTAAGCGCAGAGCACAATTTATGAAAACTGATGACGTAGTTTATAACTTATTGAACGAAATCAGCGTTCAATTTCCTGACGTTAAAGCGTTAATGAGCATCTATGATGAAGATGAAACCACGTTTAAAATGGAGGCATTTGCTAAAGCCACAACACACGCTTTTGCTCTTGGCTATATGGAGCAAGCCCAGCGTTATTTAAGTTTTATGGCTGAAAAGCTAATAAACGCTGAGGCAAAAGTAATTGAATACATAGACGTATATTACGTAGAGACACTATTTTGGTGCGCAAGTTCTCATACTATTGCGGTTGGTTGGCCTCTAGTGCCTGGCAACTTACAAAAGCTTTATATCAATTTTCATGGTAAAGCGCCGCAAAACTAATACAACTAAAGCTCACATGTACTAGCTTACGCCTTTAATACTCCACCTCATTCAATAACTCATTTATTTTTTCATCGCCAATACACTCTCCATTAGACCAGCTTGCATTAAGCAGTGTAATTAAATTACCAATACGCTCTGATTTACGCTGTAGCTGCTTTATTAGTGCATTAGCTTCATGTTGTTTTTCACCAAGGCGCACAATAATGGCGTTGTGATCTAGCTCCTCATTAGGCTTACGCAGGGAGGGGATTTCTTCAAGCGAAAACCCTAAACTTTGTGCAAACTTAATCATTTTAAGCTGCTCTACACTAGCCTTATCGTATTGCCTATACCCGTTATTATTTCGCGTACCGTGTGGCAGCAGCCCTATACTTTCGTAATACCGTATGGTGCTTGCTGCAATACCCGAGTGCTTAGCTAGTTCACCTATTTTCATTGTTACCTCTACTATAAAAAGCGGGTTGACCTTAAAGCTGACTTTAAGGTTATAGTGCCTGTAATGTCAATTTATGGTTTATATGTATGTTTGAGTTTGAACAATCTGCTGTATTTACGCCCTTTACCCTACCAAGCGGTTTAACGCTTAAAAACCGAGTAGTAAAAGCAGCTATGGAAGAGAACCTCGCAGAGGCTAACCAAACGCCATCGCAAGTGCTTAAAAATGTATACAGTGAATGGGCAAAAGGCGGCTGCGGGTTAATTATTACCGGTAATGTTATGGTCGATCACCTTGCTATGACAGGCCCAGGCGGCTTAGCACTTGAGCAACAAACAGATATAACAGCATTTGCAGAACTTGCACGCTTGGCGCAGCAGAACGATTGTAAAATTGTTATGCAAATTAATCACCCTGGTCGCCAAGTGTTTAAAAATATGGGCGGAAAAGCCTTTAGTGCCTCAGACATTGCGCTTGATGTGGGTAAACATTCACATTTATTTGCTCAGCCAAAGGCAATGACACAAAGTGATATTAACGATGTAGTTACGCGTTTTACACAAACAGCCTTACAGGCTGAAAAAGCAGGCTTTAATGGCGTACAAATACATGCTGCACATGGCTATTTATTAGCACAGTTTTTATCTCCTCTTACTAATAAACGAGATGATAAATGGGGTGGTAGCCTTGAAAACCGCGCCCGCTTATTACTTGAAATTACCAAAAGCGTTAAAGCACATTGTAGCGAGAGTTTTTCGGTATCCATAAAACTTAACTCAGCTGATTTTCAGCGCGGTGGCTTTGAACCAAGTGACGCGCAAGCGGTTGTTAATATGCTAAGCGCATTAAAGGTTGATTTTGTAGAGCTTTCGGGCGGAAGTTACGAAGCACCGGCTATGCAAGGACAAACAGGCGATGAGCGTACACTTGCTCGTGAGGCTTACTTTTTAGAGTTTGCCAAAGCAATTAGCGAGCAATCAACCATACCCATTATGACCACCGGTGGCATTAGCCTATTAGATGTAGCGAATAAAGTAATTAGCTCAGGCGTAGCGCTCGTTGGTATGGCCACGGCACTGGCTTATCAGCCTAATTTAGTTAATTGCTGGCAAACAGAGCCAACGCAAAACCTGCTTATGCCGCGTGTTATCTTTACAGACAAAACTATTGCTGGGCTTGCCACTATGGCGCTGGTAAAAAGGCAAATTCGCCGAGTTGGCCAAGGCAAACATGTTAAAGCAAATGCCTCCGCTATTTTTACTTTGATAAGCGATCAAATACGCACAGCTAAGCTTACAAAGCGCTACCGTAAGCGCTTTACTAAAGAGCTAAATTAAGCTTTTAGTTTTGCTTGTTTATTTTTTACCGTTTGTTTAGCTATGTATACATTGTAATAAATGTAACCACTTACATATTGTGTTTGTTGGAATTAAAAGGTGCACCAAGGTGGAAGTATACTTTTTTATCAAGCCATTAAAGTGCACCATTTTGTACATGTTTAATTACTGTACTAACAAGCGAAACAATCATTCAGTAATGTTAAATAAAATGCTTGTTCAGTGCCTGTTAATTTAACCCATCCTGTTGATAATGTTGAGCTTTATTGTAACTGCTTATGTTGTTTTTGCTTGAGTTTTATACTAGCGTATAGAGTAGATATTTAACGTTACTCAAGGAGAAAGGTTACATGGTATCTCGCAGAAGCTTTATAAAAGCAGGAGCCGCTTTAAGTTTGGGTTCTATTTTTAGTGCATCAGCATTGGCTGAGCAGCTAAAAGTAAAAATGTCTCAAGGGCAGCTTATGCCAACTAAGGGCCCAATTGATAAAAGCGCAGCCCTTCCAACTAACGATGTTACGAACGCTAAACATTATCGCCCTGAAGCACGAATGGGGCTAGGTGGTTTAGCGGCTGGTAACGGCTTTAATACTATATCTAGCGATACAGAAATCTTAACAATGCTAAATGCTGCGTGGGATGCAGGCATACGGCATTACGATACTTCTCCGTTTTATGGTTTAAGCCTAAGTGAAAGGCGCTTTGGGGACTTATTACGTAATAAAAAACGCGAAGACTTTGTTTTATCCTCCAAGGTGGGGCGCTTGCTTACTCCCTCTGCTGAGCCTTTAGAAAATAGCTGGCACTGGGCCGACCATTCACCGTTTCATTATAAGTATGATTATTCAGCCTCGGGTACGCGCCGTTCAATAGAAGATACGCTACAAAGAATTGGCGTGGCGTCGCTTGATATTGTTTATATTCACGATTTATCGCCTCAAAATAGTGATATGGGCGAAGATTGGCTTAAATACTTTGATCAAGCAGCAAAAGGCGCAATTCCTGAGCTTACAAAAATGCGCGACGAGGGTATAATTAAAGGTTGGGGTTTTGGGGTTAATACGCCCCACGCTGTTTATAAAGCGCTTGATATGTCAGATCCCGATATTTGTTTATTAGCGCTGCAATATTCTATTTTAGATCACAAAGAAGCACTTAATAAAACATTCCCAATGCTTGATAAACGCGGGATCTCTGCGGTTATTGGTGCGCCGCTTAATGGCGGTTTTTTAACGGGGCGTAATCGCTTTAATTACTCACCAAAAATACCAGCGCCTATGCAGCAAAAGTATAATGCAATTAGTGAAGTTGCTACTAAGCATGGCATCGACATTAAAACAGCTGCACTACAATTTGCAGAAGCACCGTCTACAGTGGCCTCAATTGTTCCTGGGGCACGAACGGCTGAGCAAATTAACGCAAATGTAGCATCAATGAAGGTAACTATACCGGATGCGTTTTGGAGTGAGTTAAAAGCTAAAAACTTGATTGAACAAAACGCGCCAGTGTAAGTTAGCTATTTAGGTGTGCTACTTAAATGCGCCAGTGTAAGCACACCTATTTATAACTAATATTTAATTAAGCCACACTTGAAAGCGTTGATTGATGGGCGTTTGCATATGCCCAGTTAACGCACTCTTGCGCTAAAATAGCGATGGTATCTAGGCAGGTGTCTGGCGAGTGTTTGGCTTGTTCATTTAACA is part of the Pseudoalteromonas carrageenovora IAM 12662 genome and harbors:
- a CDS encoding aldo/keto reductase — protein: MVSRRSFIKAGAALSLGSIFSASALAEQLKVKMSQGQLMPTKGPIDKSAALPTNDVTNAKHYRPEARMGLGGLAAGNGFNTISSDTEILTMLNAAWDAGIRHYDTSPFYGLSLSERRFGDLLRNKKREDFVLSSKVGRLLTPSAEPLENSWHWADHSPFHYKYDYSASGTRRSIEDTLQRIGVASLDIVYIHDLSPQNSDMGEDWLKYFDQAAKGAIPELTKMRDEGIIKGWGFGVNTPHAVYKALDMSDPDICLLALQYSILDHKEALNKTFPMLDKRGISAVIGAPLNGGFLTGRNRFNYSPKIPAPMQQKYNAISEVATKHGIDIKTAALQFAEAPSTVASIVPGARTAEQINANVASMKVTIPDAFWSELKAKNLIEQNAPV